From the genome of Nakamurella flavida:
CTGCGTACCGCGGCCACCGCGGTCCGTGGCGAGGCACCGCCCATCCGCACCTGGGTCAAGGAGGTCAAGCAGTCGATGCTCGACCTGGAGATCGACCCGGTGTTCTCCGAGCGCTCGGTCAACGAGGGCTTCTCCGGCGGCGAGAAGAAGCGTCACGAGATCCTGCAGATGGCCCTGCTCAAGCCGAAGATCGCCGTGCTGGACGAGACCGACTCCGGCCTGGATGTCGACGCTCTGCGCATCGTCTCCGACGGGGTGAACCGCTTCAAGGAGCAGTCGGCCGCCGCCGGTGAGGGTGTCGGCGTCCTGCTGATCACCCACTACACGCGCATCCTGCGGTACATCAAGCCCGACCACGTACACGTCTTCGTCTCCGGTCGGGTCGTCGAGTCCGGGGGCCCCGAGCTGGCCGACGAGCTCGAGAGCACCGGGTACGTGCGGTTCACCGGGGTGGGAGCCGGCGCCGCGTCATGACCACCGTCATCGGTGGTCCGGACACCGCGTCCGGCACTTCCCCGCACCCGGCCACCGGGCGGGGCTTGACCGGCCTCGCCCTGGCCGCGGTGCGCGCCGACTTCCCGATCCTGGAACGCACCGTCCGGGACGGGAGGCCGTTGGTG
Proteins encoded in this window:
- the sufC gene encoding Fe-S cluster assembly ATPase SufC, translating into MATLEIRDLHVSVVTEDGPKEILRGVDLTIASGETHAIMGPNGSGKSTLAYSLAGHPKYVVTSGTVTLDGEDVLAMTVDERARAGVFLAMQYPVEVPGVSTSNFLRTAATAVRGEAPPIRTWVKEVKQSMLDLEIDPVFSERSVNEGFSGGEKKRHEILQMALLKPKIAVLDETDSGLDVDALRIVSDGVNRFKEQSAAAGEGVGVLLITHYTRILRYIKPDHVHVFVSGRVVESGGPELADELESTGYVRFTGVGAGAAS